The genomic window AAATGGTGCCGAAAAAGGCCGATGAGACCACGCTGACCTTGGCCGGGCCGCCGGAATAACGGCCGGCAACGATGGTGGCGATATCGATGAAGAACTGGCCCAGCCCCATGCGCTGGGCGATAACGCCAAAGAGCACAAAGTGGAACACCACGGTCGACACTACCCAGAGGGTAATGCCGAAGATGCCCTCGGCCGGGAAATAGATATTGTTGATGAACTGATTCCAGCTCACGCCGGGGTGGCGCAGTATATCGAAGGGCAGGTACTGCCCGAAGAGCGCATAGCAGGCGAACAGAATAATGATCAGCGGCAGAACCGGGCCCAGGGTGCGGCGGGTTGCTTCCAGCACCAGGAACACCAGCAGGCTGCCAAATATGATATCCAACAGCGCCGGGTTTCCCTGACGCAGCGCCTGTTCGTCAAGCACCAGGCCAACGAAGCTCAGGTCCAGCCCCATCCAGGTGAAACCTATATAGAGGGATGCGACTACACTGAGGCCCGCCAGCACAAAATCGTACAGGGGTACGCGGCTGCTCTGGTCGGCGTTCTTGCGTTCCAGACACTTGAAGCCTGCGTAGTAGATAAAGATCATCGACAGCACGCCGGACAGGTGGATGCCCATGTGCCAGTAATCGGCCGGCAGCCCGAAGCCCGCCGTGATGAAATGGTAGAGGGCGAACAGGGCTAACAGCACGCCGCAGACCTGTTCCAGTTTGCGCGGGAGCTTGCGGGTTTGCAGTTCGGAGTCGTACTGCTCTTCCAGCTCCTGCATCTGTTCGATACTGATCTTGTCCATACTGGACCTCGCATGGCCAGGTGAGTCCGGGTGCATGCCGGCGGCGACAATAATGCCGCCGGCAACCGGTGCCGAGCAGGCTCAGACCGGGTGCGCGCTTAGTGTTGGGCGGTGGCTTAGTGCAGTACGCCGGCTTCGCGGTAGAACTTTTCGGCGCCCGGATGCAGCGGAATGGTGACGCCGCTCAGAGCCGTGTCCAGCTTGATCAGGCGGGCCTTGGGATGGCCGCTTTCGAACAGCTGGCGGGTGCTGTCATTCCACAGCGCCTTGGTGATGTCGTACACGAGCTCTTCGGAGACATCGGCGTTGGTCATCCACTGGGCGCCGCCGGCCAGCGTTTTGACGTCATAGTCCACGCCTTCGTAGGTGCCGCCGGGGATGGTTTCGGAATAGTAGTAGGGCAGGGCCTTCTCGATAATGGCCCTTTCCTCGTCACTGAAGGAGTACAGCTCCATGCCCCGGGTTGCATCCAGTTGCACGATGGCGGCCACCGGTGTGCCGGCGACATAGAAGTAGGCATCGAGCTGGCCGTCGGCCAGGTGCTCGGCGCTCTGGGTGTTATTCAGCTCGGCTTCGTCGATGTTGGAGCGGTCCAGGCCGAACTGACTCAGCAGCTGCAATACCGCCACCTGGGTGCCGGAGCCCGCCTGGGCAATGCCGACGCGCTTGCCCTTGAGGTCTTGCAGCGAATTCAGTTTGGCCCCCTTGGGCAGCACCAGGTGCATTTCTTCGGGAAACAGGTTGGCGATCACGCGCAGCTTGTCGTATTTGGCCTGACCTTCAAACTTGCCGCCGCCGTTGTAGGCGGTATGGACGATGCCGGCAATGGCGAGGCCCGATTCCATCTGCCCGGTCTGCACACCGGTGGCATTGGCAACCGAGGCATTGGAGGACTGCGCAATGGCGACCAGGCCCGGAACGCCGCAGCTGCCGCCGTCTTCACAGGGACGTGAGCCCGGCGGGCTGCTGATGGCGTTGGCGATCAGGCCGGCAATGGGGAAGTAGGATCCACCGGCGCTGCCGCTGCCAATGCGAAAGAACTGCATTTCGGCGGCCTGGCTGAAGCCGGACAGGGCGGTGGTGGCGGCCAGTGCGGTACCGGCGATAAGGGTCTTGAGGCGCATATTGAGCTCCTGGATTGTTGTTTTTGGTGCTGCAGGATCGGGTGCGGCACGGGGCCGCCGGATGTTATTCGCTAGGGGGGCGGGCGTGGGTTGAGCGGCGGGGCGGGTCGAATAGGTCCATGGGGTCTCCGTTGTTCTGTTGTTGTGAGAGAACCTGATGTGTGCATTATTCGATCAGATGAATATAATAACAAATCGTATTTTTTTACGACTTGATCAGATTTTTTTATATTAATGGAGTGGCCATGAACCTGCGTCAGATGGAAGCGTTTCGAGCGGTGATGCTCACAGGCTCCGTATCCCAGGCGGCCAAACAGCTGTTCAAGACTCAGCCGGCGGTGAGCATGTTGCTGAGTGCGCTGGAGCAGGAGATCGGCTTTCAGCTGTTTGAACGGCGCAAGAAACGGCTATATCCAACGCCCGAGGCCAAATACCTGTTCGACGAGGTGGAGTCGATTTTTTCGCGCATACACGATGTTTCCCAGACAGTGCGTGATATTCAGAACAAGCAGTTCGGCTATCTGCGTATCGGCTGCATGCCGGGGCCGTCCACTTTCTTTGTGCCGGATCTGGTGGCGGATTTTCTCGAGGCGCACCCGCGGGTACAGGTCTCACTGCAAACCCGCACCTCGCCCTCGGTCATCGAATGGGTTGCGTCCAACCAGTACGATATTGGCCTGGCGGAGATCACCAGCCGGGATCAGGGTGTCGATACCGACAGTGTTTCCCTGCCGTGCCTCTGTGCGCTGCCGGCGGCCCATCCGCTGGCGGCACAGGAGCTGATCACGCCCGCGCTGCTCGATGACGAGGCCATGATTACGCTGCACCCGGACCACATGACCTTTCATGATCTGCAAAAGCATTTTGAACAGGCGGGTGTGCGCATGAATGTGCGCCTGCAGACGCGCTTTTTTATTCCGGCGCTGCGCTTTGTCGAACGCGGGCTCGGTGTCTGCATCATGGATCCGATATCGGTGGCCAGCTATTGCAGCTATGCGGCGCCCGGCAAGGTGGTATTCCGGCGTTTCGAGCCCGAGATCAGGCTCAAGTTCGGTATCATGTACCCGGCGGATCTGCCGCGCTCCGGCATTACCCAGGTATTTGCCGAGCAGCTGCACGGGCGGATACTGGATTTGCAGGAGAGCCCGCAGCGTTTAACGCTCTGGTAACGGATCAAAGCCAGCGAGTTGGCTTTCATTAAATAGATCGGAGTTGTCGCATGCATCTGTACGATATGCTGGGTCTGGCCGGGTACTTTGTGCTGCTGATCTACATCGGTTACAGCAGCGCAAAAAAGGTGAAATCCAGCGCGGATTTTGCGGTGGCGGGCAACCGGATCATCTGGCCCATACTGTTTGCCACCCTGGCGGCGTCTTTCCTCGGCGGCGGCGCTTCCATGGGGCGCGCCAGCAAGGCCTTTGAAGATGGCTACGCCTTCATGTTTGCCGCCACGGCCTTCCCCATTGCCACGGTACTGTCGGGGCTCTACATAGCGCCTCGGCTCAAGCGTTATGTGAATGCCCAGACCATCGGCGACATCATGGAGCAGCACTTCGGGGCGCCGGCGCGGCTCTTCACCGGGCTGTTTTCACTGGTGTTCTGTGTCGGCATTCTGGGTGCCCAGGCGCTGGCGGTGGGCACGGTGTTCAACGCGGTGCTCGGCATCGAAGTCAGCAGCGGCATTCTGCTGGGCATGGCCGTGGTGCTGATCTACTCTACCCTCGGTGGCCTCTGGGCGGTGATTCAGACCGATGTGGTGCAGTTTCTGCTGCTGGCCATCTTCCTGCCGGTAACCATGGTGGTGGGTGTGCAGGCTGTTGGCGGCCCCGCCGAGCTGATCAGCCGGCTGCCCGAAGGCCACTTCAGCCTGATGGGCGACTACAGCGCCGCCATGTTTATCAGTATTTTCATTGCCTTCCTGCTGGGTGAAACCCTGGTGCCGCCCTATACCCAGCGCGCGCTGGCGGCCCCCGATGCAGGCAATGCCAGGCTCGGTTACAGCCTGGCGGGGGTCTTCGGCTTTCTGTTCTATTTTGTCACCACCACCATCGGCCTGGTCGCGCTGGTGCTGTACCCGGATATAAGCCCGGATCAGGCGCTGCCTGCGCTGATCCGCAGTCTGCTGCCGGTGGGAGTCACGGGTCTTGTGCTGGCGGCGCTGCTGGCGGTGGTGATGTCGACCGCCGATTCCTACCTGAATTCCGCCGCCGTCATTTTTGTTCGCGATATTTACCAGCGCTTTATCGACCCCGGGGTGACGGAGCGGCGGCGTTTGCGTATCGAACGCTGGGTTAACCTGCTGATCGGCATAGGGGCGGTGATCTTCGCGCTCTATGCCAGTTCCATTATCGATGCGCTGCTGCTGAGCTACAGTCTCTGGGCGCCGACGGTACTGATTCCCTTTGTCGCCGGTGTACTGTTTGATCTCAAATGCAGCCGCTCGGCCATCAGCGCCATGCTGGCCGGCGCTCTGGTGACGCTGATCTGGCAGAGCGCGCCCCAGGATCTGCAGGCGTTCACCGGTGTGAGTGCACTTATGGCCGGTGTGCTGGCCAATGGCCTGGTCTTTACGCTGGTGTACCGTCTAAACCGCGCCGCGGGCGCGAATCCTGAATCCAGCTTTTAAGGGGGCTGCAATGCATTGGTTTGGCATGGTTGTCTACGGTGTGGCGGGGCTCTGTATCCTTACGGCCCTGGTTGTCGGTATCAAGGCCTGGATTTTTTATCGAGACGGCGGTTGATTCAGAGCTGGCTGGTGTGATTGAAACTTTGGGAGCTAGAAAAATGATGTAAAATCTTCTTTGTTAGTGATTAAATTATGATCATTGATTTTACGTTGCATTAATTGACTATAAATTTATAAATTGTTGGGTTTAATCATCAATAGTGCCGGTTATTGATGCTGCCTTTGCACACATTAACCCCCGGGTCCCCGCTAGAATGGCTCTACGAAATCGCTGATCCCCTCAGCGGTGCCGGCAACCGGGGCTCCCAGCAGATGACCCGGTGACCGTCACTCTCCACAAGAGAGTCGGATCCGCCCGCGCCGCCTGGGTCCCACAAGGACCTGAAATTCAGGCTACAGAGCCCTGCGGAGCTGTTCAGCGTTTCATCCCTCTTTTTTGATGATCAGGATCAGACCATGACGTTTTTCAGGGTGCTATCGATACGACTTTGATGCGGTTGCCGGGCCAGGAGTTTCTGTGGCGCCCGGGAGCCAGGCCTCAGCCACCTTCGCGACCTGAATCGCGATCCGTATTGATAGCTGGAGAAACCGCATGAGTTCGTTTGATCACCGCAAGTACCGCCCCTTTGCTCCCATTCGCAAAACCGACCGCCGCTGGCCGGACCAGATCATCGACCGTGCGCCCCGCTGGTGCAGCGTCGATCTGCGTGATGGTAACCAGGCGCTGATCGAGCCCATGAACGTGGTGCAAAAACGCCGCATGTTCGAGTTGCTGGTAAAGCTGGGCTTCAAGGAAATCGAGGTGGGCTTCCCCGCCGCCTCCCAGCCGGACTTTGACTTTGTTCGCTCCCTGATCACCGATAATCTGATTCCCGATGATGTCACCATCCAGGTGCTGACCCAGGCGCGGGATGAGCTGATTGCGCGCACCTTTGAATCCCTGCGCGGTGCCCGCCGCGCCATAGTGCACCTGTACAACTCCACCTCTACGGTGCAGCGTGAACAGGTGTTCGGGCTGGATCGCGAGGGGATCAGGGCCATTGCCGTCAAGGGTGCGCACACAGTGGCACGGCTGGCCTCAGAGAGGCCCGAGACCCAGTGGGTCTTCCAGTACTCCCCCGAGAGCTTCACCGGCACCGAGCTGGATTACGCGGTGGAGGTCTGCGACGCGGTCACCGCCGTGTGGCAGCCGACACCGGACAACAAGGTTATTATCAACCTGCCGGCCACGGTGGAAATGTCGACCCCCAATGTCTTTGCCGATCAGATCGAGTGGGTCTGTGACCATATCGCCAGGCGCGACTCAATCATCATCAGCCTGCATACCCATAACGACCGCGGTTGCGGTGTGGCGGCGGCGGAGCTCGGCGTCATGGCCGGTGCCGACCGTATCGAGGGCACGCTGCTGGGTAACGGTGAACGTACCGGCAACATGGATATCGTCACCATGGCGCTGAATTTATACAGCCAGGGGGTGGATCCGCAGCTGGATCTGGCCAATATGGACGAAATCGTCGAGTGCGTGAAGGCGTGCACCCAGTTACCAGTACATCCGCGCCACCCCTATGCCGGCGAGCTGGTGTTTACGGCCTTTTCGGGTAGCCATCAGGATGCTATTCGCAAGTGCCTGGCCCGGCGTCAGAGCGATGCCTCTTGGGACGTGGCCTATCTGCCGATCGACCCCGAAG from Marinobacterium aestuarii includes these protein-coding regions:
- a CDS encoding TAXI family TRAP transporter solute-binding subunit, translated to MRLKTLIAGTALAATTALSGFSQAAEMQFFRIGSGSAGGSYFPIAGLIANAISSPPGSRPCEDGGSCGVPGLVAIAQSSNASVANATGVQTGQMESGLAIAGIVHTAYNGGGKFEGQAKYDKLRVIANLFPEEMHLVLPKGAKLNSLQDLKGKRVGIAQAGSGTQVAVLQLLSQFGLDRSNIDEAELNNTQSAEHLADGQLDAYFYVAGTPVAAIVQLDATRGMELYSFSDEERAIIEKALPYYYSETIPGGTYEGVDYDVKTLAGGAQWMTNADVSEELVYDITKALWNDSTRQLFESGHPKARLIKLDTALSGVTIPLHPGAEKFYREAGVLH
- a CDS encoding LysR family transcriptional regulator, whose product is MNLRQMEAFRAVMLTGSVSQAAKQLFKTQPAVSMLLSALEQEIGFQLFERRKKRLYPTPEAKYLFDEVESIFSRIHDVSQTVRDIQNKQFGYLRIGCMPGPSTFFVPDLVADFLEAHPRVQVSLQTRTSPSVIEWVASNQYDIGLAEITSRDQGVDTDSVSLPCLCALPAAHPLAAQELITPALLDDEAMITLHPDHMTFHDLQKHFEQAGVRMNVRLQTRFFIPALRFVERGLGVCIMDPISVASYCSYAAPGKVVFRRFEPEIRLKFGIMYPADLPRSGITQVFAEQLHGRILDLQESPQRLTLW
- the leuA gene encoding 2-isopropylmalate synthase; amino-acid sequence: MSSFDHRKYRPFAPIRKTDRRWPDQIIDRAPRWCSVDLRDGNQALIEPMNVVQKRRMFELLVKLGFKEIEVGFPAASQPDFDFVRSLITDNLIPDDVTIQVLTQARDELIARTFESLRGARRAIVHLYNSTSTVQREQVFGLDREGIRAIAVKGAHTVARLASERPETQWVFQYSPESFTGTELDYAVEVCDAVTAVWQPTPDNKVIINLPATVEMSTPNVFADQIEWVCDHIARRDSIIISLHTHNDRGCGVAAAELGVMAGADRIEGTLLGNGERTGNMDIVTMALNLYSQGVDPQLDLANMDEIVECVKACTQLPVHPRHPYAGELVFTAFSGSHQDAIRKCLARRQSDASWDVAYLPIDPEDLGRDYQAVIRINSQSGKGGVAYVLEREYGIQMPRWLQIEFSARVQQATEASATELNGEQIWHIFNETYLRPADSGARILGYQLSRDNGQDSLSATIHWQGETRSVTGTGTGVVGAFVDALNREMRETVLLVEYSEHALGATHGEGAEAISFVQMGINGSRYSGVAVSEDIVTASLNAILDALARGGSEARVAAA
- a CDS encoding sodium:solute symporter family protein — protein: MHLYDMLGLAGYFVLLIYIGYSSAKKVKSSADFAVAGNRIIWPILFATLAASFLGGGASMGRASKAFEDGYAFMFAATAFPIATVLSGLYIAPRLKRYVNAQTIGDIMEQHFGAPARLFTGLFSLVFCVGILGAQALAVGTVFNAVLGIEVSSGILLGMAVVLIYSTLGGLWAVIQTDVVQFLLLAIFLPVTMVVGVQAVGGPAELISRLPEGHFSLMGDYSAAMFISIFIAFLLGETLVPPYTQRALAAPDAGNARLGYSLAGVFGFLFYFVTTTIGLVALVLYPDISPDQALPALIRSLLPVGVTGLVLAALLAVVMSTADSYLNSAAVIFVRDIYQRFIDPGVTERRRLRIERWVNLLIGIGAVIFALYASSIIDALLLSYSLWAPTVLIPFVAGVLFDLKCSRSAISAMLAGALVTLIWQSAPQDLQAFTGVSALMAGVLANGLVFTLVYRLNRAAGANPESSF